GGTTTGATCATATTTATCCCAGGGAGAATGAGAATCTGGCCGGTGAGATGATGGAAAATCATCTGCTGTTAACGGAATACCCTCCTTATGTGAAACCTGAAAGGTGGCATTTTCCACTCAGAAACCGTATCATCAGTGGATTATCTGAGGCTGTCCTGATCACAGAGGCGAGGAAGAAAAGTGGTACGTTCATCACCGCTGATTATGCATTGAGTGAAGGCAGGGATGTTTTGTGCATTCCGGGAGCGGTTGGCGATCCGCTTGCTGAAGGGACGAACAGTTTGATTCAGCAGGGGGCCAAAATGGTATTATCAATAGAAGATATTTTTTCAGAACTTGGTGTATAAAGGACGAGAAAATGATATAAAATTCTGTCATAAAACGGAATTTTATTCATATGTAATTGAATAATTGCAAGCAAATCACACAAAATGGTTGCAATTATAGTAAAACTGTTATACATTTTGCAACAGGTATCTAAAACTGTATAAAAGAGAAGAATGAAGCAAAAGTAGTATTTCTCTACACTGATATCGATCTAAACCTATGTGAATGTAAGTGTAACCGTTTCCGGAGCGCTCGACACATTCCAAGGTTCTATAAAACAGTGATTATTTTCCTCTTTAAGGAGGCTTATTGGATGGCAGATTATTTAGTAATAGTGGAATCGCCGGCAAAGGCGAAAACGATTGAACGTTATTTAGGAAAGAAATATAAGGTGAAGGCATCAATGGGACACGTCAGGGATTTACCGAAAAGTCAGATGGGCGTGAACGTTGAAAACGAATTTGAACCAAAATATATCACGATCCGTGGTAAAGGTCCGGTGTTGAAAGAATTGAAGACCGCCGCAAAAAAAGTGAAAAAGATCTTTCTCGCGGCCGACCCCGACAGAGAAGGGGAAGCCATCGCATGGCATCTGGCTCACAGCCTTGATATGGACACAACTTCCCAATGCAGGGTTGTATTCAATGAAATCACGAAAGATGCAATCAAAGAGTCTTTCAAGCATCCCCGTGCCATTAATATGGACCTTGTTGATGCGCAACAGGCCCGGAGAATACTGGACCGCCTCGTAGGGTATAACATCAGCCCGTTACTATGGAAAAAAGTGAAAAAGGGTCTCAGTGCAGGACGGGTGCAATCCGTTGCTGTCCGTTTGATCATTGACAGGGAAAATGAAATAAAAGCATTCACCCCTGAAGAGTACTGGTCAATCGACGCTGAATTCACAAAGGGGAAAGATACGTTCCAGGCCTCCTTCTACGGGATGGACGGGAAAAAGGTCGACCTGAAGACCGAGCAGGAAGTCAAGGACGTGCTTCAGAAGGTAAAAGGAAAATCCTTTGAAGTGAATAAAGTGACGAAGAAAGAACGTAAACGGAACCCGGCACCTTCATTCACCACTTCCTCCCTCCAACAGGAAGCAGCACGTAAATTGAATTTCCGGGCGAAGAAGACCATGATGCTCGCCCAGCAATTATATGAAGGAATCGAGATGGGCAAACAGGGTACGGTCGGTTTCATCACTTATATGAGAACAGACTCTACACGTATCTCAGAAGTCGCCAAAAAAGAAGCAAATGAGTATATTGTAAATAAATACGGCGAGGAGTTCATCAAGCAGGCAGAGCGTAAAGAAAAGAAACAGCAAAAAGCGCAGGATGCCCATGAAGCGATTCGGCCGACAAGCACATTAAGAGACCCGTCTTCAGTGAAAGAGTTTCTTTCAAGGGACCAATATCGTTTATATAAACTGATATGGGAACGATTCGTAGCAAGTGAGATGGCCCCGGCCATCATGGATACAATGAGTGTGGATCTCGTAAACGGTTCAGTCATGTTCCGGGCTACAGGCTCAAAAGTGAAGTTTCCCGGCTTCATGAAAGTATATGTAGAAGGATCGGATGACCAGAAAGAAGAAAAGGACAACTTCCTTCCCGCACTTGAAGAAAACGACAAGGTGAACAGTGAAACGATCGATCCGAATCAGCATTTCACCCAGCCGCCTCCTAGATATACTGAAGCAAGACTTGTGAAAACACTGGAAGAGCTGGGCATAGGCCGACCTTCCACCTATGCACCTACCCTTGATACGATTCAACGAAGAGGGTATGTGACATTGGACAATAAGCGATTTATCCCGACCGAGCTTGGGGAAATCGTTTTGGAGTTAGTGAGAGAGTTCTTCCCGGACATCATTGATGTCGAGTTTACGGCCAACATGGAACGAAGTCTTGATGATATTGAAGACGGGAACGTGAAATGGGAACAAATCATCGACCGCTTCTATCAAGACTTTGAAAAGCATCTTGAAAAAGCGGAAAATGAGATGGAGAAAATCGAAATCCGTGATGAACCGGCAGGAGAAGACTGCGAGGAATGCGGAAATCCGATGGTGTTCAAGATGGGACGATACGGTAAGTTCATGGCTTGCAGCAACTTCCCGGATTGCAGGAACACAAAACCGATCGTCAAGGAGATCGGAGTGAAATGCCCGAAATGTGAAAAAGGCAATATCATCGAAAGAAAAAGCAAGAAAAAGCGGATCTTTTACGGTTGTGATCAATATCCTGAATGTGACTTCCTGTCATGGGATAAACCGATCGAGCGTAAATGCCCGAAATGTTCTGAATTGCTTGTTGAGAAAAAGCTTAAAAAAGGAAATCAAATTCAATGTACGAGTTGCGATTATAAAGAAGAACCACAGAAATAATGTTGGTTCATACGTTCATTGTCACCTCTGCAATCTCATCAACAGATCCACAAAAAACGATTGATTGTTGAACAATGAACTTATACAATGTAACGAGGGACTGTCCCAACAGGTGATTTCTCTATTACCTGATGGGTCAGCCTTTTTATGTTTTTAAAAACTTTATCACTTTTCATACAATTTAAATCTGGATTCTTCTCAATCTTTGATGTACAATCCGGTTTGGGTATAAAATGGATTCGAACGGTAGGAGGTTCATATAGATGTCAGTAAATGTAATAGGAGCAGGCCTGGCCGGGAGTGAAGCCGCCTGGCAGATTGCGAAAAGGGGAATAAAAGTAAACCTTTTCGAAATGAGGCCGGTAAAACAGACCCCCGCCCATCATACAGACAAATTTGCAGAACTTGTGTGCAGTAACTCATTGAGGGCGAATACGCTGACGAATGCAGTTGGTGTCCTGAAGGAAGAGATGAGACAGCTCGATTCAGTCATCATGGCGGCTGCAGACTCATGTTCAGTGCCGGCAGGAGGTGCATTGGCTGTTGACCGCCATGAATTTGCTGCACATGTGACGGATAAGGTGAAAAATCATCCCAATGTCACCGTACATAATGAAGAAATCACATCCATTCCCGATGGAATCACGATTGTCGCAACAGGACCACTGACGAGTGAGGGCCTTTCTGAGAAAATCAAGCAGCTGACAGGAGAGGAGCATTTATACTTCTATGATGCAGCTGCTCCGATCATTGAGAAAGAATCCATCGACATGGATAAGGTGTATTTGAAATCCAGATACGACAAAGGTGAAGCAGCGTATCTCAATTGTCCGATGAGTGAAGAAGAATTCAACCGTTTTTATGAAGCGTTGGTTTCAGCAGAGACAGTTCCTTTGAAGGAATTTGAAAAGGAAATCTTCTTTGAAGGCTGCATGCCGATTGAAGTCATGGCTTCTAGAGGGAAGAAAACGATGTTATTCGGACCGATGAAACCTGTCGGACTGGAAGATCCACGCACAGGAAAACGCCCTTATGCAGTCGTTCAACTGCGGCAGGACGATGCGGCTGGTACCCTCTATAACATCGTCGGATTTCAAACCCATTTAAAATGGGGGCCGCAAAAAGAAGTCCTTCAGCTGATCC
The nucleotide sequence above comes from Bacillus sp. KH172YL63. Encoded proteins:
- the topA gene encoding type I DNA topoisomerase, translated to MADYLVIVESPAKAKTIERYLGKKYKVKASMGHVRDLPKSQMGVNVENEFEPKYITIRGKGPVLKELKTAAKKVKKIFLAADPDREGEAIAWHLAHSLDMDTTSQCRVVFNEITKDAIKESFKHPRAINMDLVDAQQARRILDRLVGYNISPLLWKKVKKGLSAGRVQSVAVRLIIDRENEIKAFTPEEYWSIDAEFTKGKDTFQASFYGMDGKKVDLKTEQEVKDVLQKVKGKSFEVNKVTKKERKRNPAPSFTTSSLQQEAARKLNFRAKKTMMLAQQLYEGIEMGKQGTVGFITYMRTDSTRISEVAKKEANEYIVNKYGEEFIKQAERKEKKQQKAQDAHEAIRPTSTLRDPSSVKEFLSRDQYRLYKLIWERFVASEMAPAIMDTMSVDLVNGSVMFRATGSKVKFPGFMKVYVEGSDDQKEEKDNFLPALEENDKVNSETIDPNQHFTQPPPRYTEARLVKTLEELGIGRPSTYAPTLDTIQRRGYVTLDNKRFIPTELGEIVLELVREFFPDIIDVEFTANMERSLDDIEDGNVKWEQIIDRFYQDFEKHLEKAENEMEKIEIRDEPAGEDCEECGNPMVFKMGRYGKFMACSNFPDCRNTKPIVKEIGVKCPKCEKGNIIERKSKKKRIFYGCDQYPECDFLSWDKPIERKCPKCSELLVEKKLKKGNQIQCTSCDYKEEPQK
- the trmFO gene encoding FADH(2)-oxidizing methylenetetrahydrofolate--tRNA-(uracil(54)-C(5))-methyltransferase TrmFO is translated as MSVNVIGAGLAGSEAAWQIAKRGIKVNLFEMRPVKQTPAHHTDKFAELVCSNSLRANTLTNAVGVLKEEMRQLDSVIMAAADSCSVPAGGALAVDRHEFAAHVTDKVKNHPNVTVHNEEITSIPDGITIVATGPLTSEGLSEKIKQLTGEEHLYFYDAAAPIIEKESIDMDKVYLKSRYDKGEAAYLNCPMSEEEFNRFYEALVSAETVPLKEFEKEIFFEGCMPIEVMASRGKKTMLFGPMKPVGLEDPRTGKRPYAVVQLRQDDAAGTLYNIVGFQTHLKWGPQKEVLQLIPGLENADIVRYGVMHRNTFINSPKVLKDTYQLKGQENLLFAGQMTGVEGYVESAASGLIAGINGARLAMGEEPVAFPHETAIGSMARYITTANKNNFQPMNANFGLFPDLPKKVKGKNERNEQHATRALETIQNFKKKV